acgtcatccataactttgttcgtctttgtttacgtatctcgactcaatacgaaggtatggaagcaactaacaaatctcttgagtcttgccaaagcatatgcggtactcaaaacgtgtcttcaaaccttaagacaccgtaaattacaaattaaaagtcAGCCTTTTTTGGCacagcaccacgggtgaaaacattagagagcattatgggacgtagacaaaaaattttgtttgatgaactgtaggtttagttcgttctttttcccgcgcacactggttcttagagctcgcttcgctcgccggcgcaGCGCGCCGGGGAGCTGCACTCGCTATAAACGGAAAGTGCAAATTtaagaacatgtacatatatgtcacttgaaattcatttattttattaactcaattttttaggaatgtacacatatcatatatGTGCgtgtaagcttgaaagctggagagtaaatagtcgttcttttctaaattgtatttgttatatcgatattaagatgcaaaatcaactaaaaggcattttttaaaatttccaaccatatgaaatatgatgGTATACAAACACGTATTGTTTTCGAATGTGTttgggcagcttcatcaaaatcatcttgataggcaaatccatgatatttccatttatcatataaagttaagaaaagtgacagctgcaaaaaagtggggagggggaagCAGCCCCCCTCACCccaacccccgatgctacgtgcctgtgatgtaaacacatggtGTGCTCTGGAGTATTCGCATGATCTCAACGGACTCGTCAACTAATCGGTgcgcaaaaactatgaatgagacattataGCACGAAATCCTGCTATTACTGTTCACGCAAcaaatgaactcatccattggcagagttccatggggagggggtcagatgaattttttgacatttgtattataatagctacatacatgtatattatactttggatcggatgttttggaagaaatctaacgaattaagaaacacacttgattagtaattgttaaatgtaataatgtacatttagtaagacacgcgagttatgaTCCCTTTTgaagatgaatgaaatcgcccaactgaacgaaaatcgggtcacaccccgcttcggcgatttagttcctccagtaaacattccagctgtgtaaatatatatttgttttaatccaaactgatgactccctttgaaaaattgataatccaacaccaattattaaTTACATTGTACCGTATTGGGCGTAATAGATAATATGTTACAACTTGCTGCGATGACCCCCTACCCCTTTTTCACCGTTCAAATATAgtggaatgctgatctatttttaaatcaggattacacacgtgcactgcatggtgaacgtccttcttgctcgctgttgttattacatgccttaaacattttcatcaattgtgaatgtaaatgctaacatcttaaacatgcatcggttaatcttttttatgaaatatcatgatattgcttgtcccgttgtctgcactgtttcggagaatgcaacttttaaaccttagatatgcctgacatCAAGCAATAAACATATAACCACTTGATATTTTGCCTTTttggtgatacatgtattgtaaaggTAACACACAAACATTTTGTAATAATAGAGAATTAGAGGAATGTTCGAAGTTGAAGTGGGTAGGAGATTAATTTGGTCTCTTAATCTCTTGCATCTCTGCATTAACTTTCAAATTGCTGTATTCAGCCGTATAGCGCTCTGCCGGGTTTGAACTCACAACCTCCAAAACCAGGGATGGgacaaacattattttgaattctTTATCAATACGTACATATCACAATATTTGTGTAACAATAGGTATACTAGTACATACCACAATATtttcctttaaatatttttaaaaaattctaatataaaaatgcatttttactcaaattattttaattaaaacttttcacAGGTATTATGAACTCCATTGTTAACTTAGGTTGCATTACATTGCACTAGATATATTGCTCAAAAACAGGCCGGCAATTGAAAGACCTTGCATACAGACCTTGTCTTGAGCATGCTGAGATTATAGATTTTAagattataaatcatttttgcCAATAAGATTTACACCCAGGCagataaaatcttactattGAAAAACCACAATCATTTAAGATACCAgtgaataaaatttattgaaaagtgttcatatttataaattgaGGCAATTCATCTAAAAGGAACTATAAATTTATGCATTGGgataaaactacatgtatgtaacgaTTTCCTTGTATATAGGTCTATACATTCATTCAATCATTGGATGTGTACATTTATTACGAACAATGAGAGATCAGACAACAATTGTTTAAATTGCATGTATGCGTATTAAACCGTTCAAAGTAACATTTTTCCTGACAACTTGAAACCATTAAGACAATAAGAGATGAACTGTACTGACAAACATTTTTACACAATTAGAAATTTATATATTGTAGATTAATTCGGGACCATGGATCGGTCCGAATCCCGGTGTTCGATGAATTCCGAAGAAGAGGAGGAAGTCTCTTCGTCTTATTCCAGTGAAAAACATTCCGGGAACCTCATCAAAAACTTTGAGTACTTCAGGCGCGAGGGAGGCTACAGTGATGTCATGCTCAAAGTCGGCCAGAAGTCGTTTCCCTGTCACAAAATCATTCTAGCCGCTGGCTCACCTTACTTCAAATCCATGTTCGAGTCCGGAATGGAGGAAAGCAGAAAATCTTGTATTGAGATGAAGGAGGTGGACGAAAACGTGTTTGAGAAGATTCTTCATTTCATTTACACTGGGAAAGTGGAAATCACATCCTGTATTTTACAGGAACTTTTCGGACAGTCCTGCATGTTTCAGGTCACGGCGCTGGTTGACTTGTGCGTGAGGCATTTCCGCCTGCACATGACGGAAAATAATTGTTTGGCTGCGCTTACTCTAGCCGATTCTCATGCTCATAAAGATCTATACAATTACGCGAAGGAGTACGTCTGTATGAACTTTGGTGTTGTGTCTCAAGAGGAAGACATCTGTAGACTTTCAGCCGATTGTATCAAAGACATTCTCTCGTACCCAAAGCTGGACTGTGAAGGAGAGGAGCAAGTGTTTGAGTTTGCTGTGAGATGGCTGGATTTtgaagaagagagagagaagaggaAACATCACATCTACAAAATTCTCAGCTGTGTGAAGTTTCCCCAGATGAAGACAAGCTATCTCACAAGTGTGGTGGCCAAATCTGCCTATCTGGCGGATGACGAGGGGAAAGAGTTACTAGAAAATGCCATGATTTACCACCTCCTGCCTTCCAGAAGGCCATTGCTGCCTTCATACCAAATCACTCCGAGGTCCTCCAAACACATGGAGGTTGCTGTGCTTTTGGGAGGTCGCCTCGCGGATGGCTTGAGCAATGATGTGGAGTGCTACAAGCCAGACACCAGGGAATTCTTTGCCTTGAAGCAGCTACCATTTAAGAAAAGAAACGAATTTGCAGCTTGTGTGGTTGGAAACGATATTTACGTTTCTGGGGGACTAAGGAGCGGAGAGTTCTGGAAGTTTGATTACGACTTTGCGACCTGGATTCGTGGAATCACTCTTT
This genomic window from Crassostrea angulata isolate pt1a10 chromosome 8, ASM2561291v2, whole genome shotgun sequence contains:
- the LOC128159433 gene encoding kelch-like protein 24 — encoded protein: MDRSESRCSMNSEEEEEVSSSYSSEKHSGNLIKNFEYFRREGGYSDVMLKVGQKSFPCHKIILAAGSPYFKSMFESGMEESRKSCIEMKEVDENVFEKILHFIYTGKVEITSCILQELFGQSCMFQVTALVDLCVRHFRLHMTENNCLAALTLADSHAHKDLYNYAKEYVCMNFGVVSQEEDICRLSADCIKDILSYPKLDCEGEEQVFEFAVRWLDFEEEREKRKHHIYKILSCVKFPQMKTSYLTSVVAKSAYLADDEGKELLENAMIYHLLPSRRPLLPSYQITPRSSKHMEVAVLLGGRLADGLSNDVECYKPDTREFFALKQLPFKKRNEFAACVVGNDIYVSGGLRSGEFWKFDYDFATWIRGITLLQPRRRHAMAAVDESIYVLGGFDEDSVLDSIEVWKPGNNQWKLYGNLANPVENMGYVAYGTCIYLFGGKNQEEVVTNTVQCFDTRTGQATILEQSLPASDMCVSAAVLNNLIYVVGLEGSFKFHPDNKTWDVLPDMTCPRDFVSLTVLDEKLYAFGGRRRGAQSDLYTDIIEFYDPVKSEWKRCGTIPVPMYSYGCVRVILGEKYLNANSSNLAAS